A DNA window from Labilithrix sp. contains the following coding sequences:
- a CDS encoding HlyD family efflux transporter periplasmic adaptor subunit, which translates to MIPLSYDDGPEVDRDLGRLGLQPRARASLVLSRIIIGALVLFVVLLVFVPWQQSVDGAGRVIAYAPQERQQFIEAPIEGRVVSWNVQEGMKVKKGDVLCEMTDNDPLVLSRIQTEIDSLKQRIAAARARAESIESRIQELEAARKSALDAAGARVSMAKNRISQAQQAVEAADTALKTSELNYERQKALFGEGLSSKRQAELAELDLVKTRTEAERARAALLAARSEEAALSSDQLKVMADVGATINDAHAGRASALSDEATASAELARTEGRLARQQTQRVTAPRDGVVLSVIARQGGELLKAGQPLLSFVPDTDVRAVELWMSGNDIPLITEGRHVRMQFEGWPAIQFTGWPSVAVGTFGGRVAWVDAADNGQGKFRIVVVPDDGEPWPSGVYLRQGTRVNGWVLLNRVRLGYELWRQMNGFPPAVANTAPEKKSGK; encoded by the coding sequence GTGATCCCGCTCTCGTACGACGACGGCCCGGAGGTCGATCGCGATCTCGGGCGGCTCGGTCTCCAGCCGCGCGCGCGCGCCTCGCTGGTCCTCTCCCGCATCATCATCGGGGCGCTCGTGCTCTTCGTCGTGCTCCTCGTGTTCGTGCCGTGGCAGCAGTCGGTCGACGGCGCGGGCCGCGTCATCGCCTACGCGCCGCAAGAGCGGCAGCAGTTCATCGAGGCGCCGATCGAAGGGCGCGTCGTCTCCTGGAACGTCCAGGAGGGCATGAAGGTCAAGAAGGGCGACGTGCTCTGCGAGATGACGGACAACGATCCGCTCGTCCTCTCGCGCATCCAGACCGAGATCGACAGCCTGAAGCAGCGCATCGCGGCGGCGCGCGCGCGCGCGGAGAGCATCGAGAGCCGCATCCAGGAGCTCGAGGCGGCGCGGAAGAGCGCGCTCGACGCCGCGGGCGCGCGCGTGTCGATGGCGAAGAACCGCATCTCGCAGGCGCAGCAGGCGGTCGAGGCGGCGGACACCGCGCTCAAGACGAGCGAGCTGAACTACGAACGGCAGAAGGCGCTCTTCGGCGAGGGCCTCTCGTCGAAGCGGCAGGCCGAGCTCGCCGAGCTCGATCTCGTGAAGACGCGCACCGAGGCCGAGCGCGCGCGCGCGGCGCTCCTCGCGGCGCGGAGCGAGGAGGCGGCCCTCAGCTCCGACCAGCTCAAGGTGATGGCAGACGTCGGCGCGACGATCAACGACGCGCACGCCGGCCGCGCCTCCGCGCTCTCCGACGAGGCGACCGCGAGCGCGGAGCTCGCGCGCACGGAGGGCCGTCTCGCTCGGCAGCAGACCCAGCGCGTCACCGCGCCTCGCGACGGCGTCGTGCTCAGCGTGATCGCGCGGCAAGGCGGCGAGCTCCTCAAGGCGGGGCAGCCGCTCCTCTCCTTCGTCCCCGACACCGACGTGCGCGCGGTGGAGCTCTGGATGTCCGGCAACGACATCCCGCTGATCACGGAGGGCCGTCACGTCCGCATGCAGTTCGAGGGATGGCCGGCGATCCAGTTCACCGGCTGGCCCTCGGTCGCGGTCGGTACCTTCGGCGGGCGCGTCGCGTGGGTCGACGCCGCCGACAACGGGCAGGGGAAGTTCCGCATCGTCGTCGTGCCCGACGACGGCGAGCCGTGGCCGAGCGGCGTGTACCTCCGTCAGGGGACGCGCGTGAACGGGTGGGTCCTCCTGAACCGCGTGCGCCTCGGCTACGAGCTCTGGCGCCAGATGAACGGATTCCCGCCTGCGGTCGCGAACACCGCGCCGGAGAAGAAGAGCGGCAAATGA